The following are from one region of the Methanomassiliicoccales archaeon LGM-DZ1 genome:
- a CDS encoding class I SAM-dependent methyltransferase has product MTAYLENKTWASEQDLLADWEHDRLRHPFFVEGLDEKRINENWERSSKNYKGIEYASIRDEIAKDLISDGILGPESEVLDIGCGPGLYDILFSPSVRSVHCTDASPGMIERLKAECARLRISNVSGETVSWEDMKPSEPYDVVFSSLCPALNDPASILRMECFSGGWCVYVSSADPVPWMPLEVWSRLGLDCSFCGYDTHYPYEFLRMRGRSPKMKFYSSRTETVQTREEALGSLLRYMANYRTVTPELERIAGDVVDSHVSGGKVKQCRRLTLGMLVWHIPQLRQS; this is encoded by the coding sequence TTGACGGCGTATCTCGAAAACAAAACATGGGCATCTGAGCAAGATCTCCTTGCCGACTGGGAGCACGACAGGCTGCGCCATCCGTTCTTCGTCGAGGGGCTCGACGAGAAGAGAATCAATGAGAATTGGGAACGTTCCTCGAAGAACTACAAGGGCATCGAGTATGCCTCGATCAGAGATGAAATCGCGAAAGACCTGATATCAGACGGTATCCTCGGTCCCGAATCCGAGGTGCTTGACATCGGGTGCGGTCCGGGCCTGTACGATATCCTTTTCTCTCCTTCGGTCCGCTCGGTGCACTGCACTGATGCCAGCCCTGGGATGATAGAGCGTTTGAAGGCTGAATGTGCCAGATTGCGCATTTCAAATGTTTCGGGGGAAACAGTTTCATGGGAAGACATGAAGCCGTCGGAGCCGTACGATGTCGTTTTCTCATCGCTATGCCCCGCGCTCAATGACCCGGCGTCAATCCTGCGTATGGAGTGCTTCTCGGGCGGATGGTGCGTCTACGTATCGTCTGCCGATCCGGTTCCGTGGATGCCCTTGGAAGTGTGGTCGAGGCTGGGGCTCGACTGTTCTTTCTGCGGATACGATACCCACTACCCTTACGAGTTCCTCAGAATGAGAGGCCGTTCTCCCAAGATGAAGTTCTATTCAAGCCGTACCGAGACAGTCCAGACCCGCGAAGAGGCGTTAGGTTCGTTATTGCGCTATATGGCGAATTACCGCACGGTAACTCCCGAACTGGAGCGTATCGCTGGGGATGTGGTGGATTCGCACGTTTCCGGAGGTAAAGTGAAGCAGTGTCGCAGGCTGACGCTCGGAATGCTTGTCTGGCATATTCCGCAGCTGCGGCAATCTTGA
- a CDS encoding ABC transporter ATP-binding protein yields MDSVEFSYGSKPVLKGVDLELDPSEILGILGPNGSGKTTMMRCINCILEPQQGHVLLDGEDVRSLPRLEMARRMGYVPQNKVDSMTAPTVYEVVLMGRRPHIKWEYGQKDRDIAWAAMEEMNVKDLAAEDFSSLSSGQTQRVLMARAIAQEADILLLDEPTSNLDVKYQLEVMNTVKDLVGSRGIGAIAIIHDLDLAMRYCDKAVILDGGVIVAAGKTEDVITPKIVKEVYGVDVIIDRNYGRPRVIVL; encoded by the coding sequence ATGGACAGCGTGGAATTCAGTTACGGTAGCAAGCCGGTGCTGAAAGGCGTAGATCTGGAACTCGATCCTTCTGAAATATTGGGGATATTGGGCCCCAATGGTTCTGGGAAGACAACCATGATGCGCTGCATCAACTGCATACTGGAGCCGCAGCAGGGGCATGTCCTTCTGGACGGAGAGGATGTCCGGTCCCTGCCCAGGCTGGAGATGGCCAGGCGCATGGGCTATGTCCCTCAGAACAAGGTCGACTCCATGACTGCGCCTACTGTCTACGAAGTTGTTCTCATGGGCCGCCGCCCTCATATCAAGTGGGAGTACGGGCAGAAAGACAGGGACATAGCCTGGGCCGCCATGGAGGAAATGAACGTCAAGGACCTAGCTGCAGAAGATTTCAGCAGCCTCAGCAGCGGACAGACCCAGAGAGTCCTAATGGCGCGTGCTATTGCGCAGGAGGCCGATATTCTTCTTCTCGATGAGCCTACCAGCAATCTTGATGTGAAGTACCAGCTGGAGGTCATGAACACTGTTAAGGACCTTGTCGGGAGCAGGGGAATCGGAGCCATCGCCATTATCCATGACCTGGATCTTGCCATGAGATATTGCGATAAGGCGGTGATTTTGGACGGAGGGGTCATAGTCGCAGCCGGGAAGACTGAAGATGTGATAACTCCCAAGATCGTAAAGGAGGTCTACGGCGTCGATGTCATCATCGACCGCAATTACGGTCGCCCCAGGGTGATCGTCCTTTGA